CGTGGACCCGCGCGACGGAGATCTTCGCCGTCGATGCGGCGGGCCAGGCGACGAACACGGGCCTGCAGCCGCTCGGGAAGTTCGGCGCGCCCTCGAACCTCACGACCACCGAGGTCAAGGTGAAGAGCCACGACGGCGCGCTCGTGCCGCTGTCGATCATTCACAAGAAGGGCGTGGTTCTCGATGGATCGAACCCGACCCTGCTCTACGGATACGGCGCCTACGGCATCACGGAGGAGCCCGGATTCACCCCGCGGCGCCTGGCCTGGCTAGAACGGGGCGGCGTGTATGCGGTCGCGAACGTGCGCGGCAGCGGCGTCTATGGGAAGGATTGGCACAAGGCCGGCTTCAAGGCGACCAAGCCCAACACCTGGAAGGACTTCATCGCCTGCGCCGAGTACCTCATCGCGCAGAAGTACACGAGCACTGCCAAGCTCGGCATCCTGGGCGGAAGCGCCGGCGGAATTCTCATCGGGCGCGCACTCACCGAGCGGCCGGACCTCTTCGCCGCCGCGATCCCCGCGGTGGGCGTGCTCGATGCGGTGCGCACCGAGACCGAGGCCAACGGCGTCCTCAACGTCCCGGAATTCGGCACCGTGAAGAAGGAGGACGAGTTCCGCGCGATCCTCGCGATGAGCAGCTACCACCACGTGAAGAGCGGCACGCGCTACCCGGCCGTGATGATTCCGCACGGCGTGAACGACCCGCGCGTGGCGGTCTGGCAGTCCACCAAGATGGCGGCGCGGCTGATGGCGGCCAGCGCCTCGGGCAAACCCGTGCTGCTGAACCTCGACTACGAAAGCGGGCACGGCATCGGCGACACCAAGGCGCAGCGCCAGAAACAGACGGCGGACATCTACGCGTTCCTCTTCTGGCAGGCCGGAGTCCCGGAGTTCCAGCCGGCGACGAAATAGCGGCAGCCATTCCCCGGGCGACCCGCCCCGGGGAAACCAAAGAAAAAGGGCGCCCCGCGGGGCGCCCCTTTCGCTTTTCGCGCGAGGACCGCGCTAGTACATGTGCTGCCCGCCGTTGATCGAGATGTTGGCGCCGGTGATGAACGCGGCCTCGTCGGAGGCGAGGTAGGCGCACAGGCCCGCGACTTCCTCGGGGTGCCCCAGCCGGCCCACGGGGATCTGCGGCAGGATCTTGGAGTCGAGCACTTCCTTGGGGATCGCCATCACCATCTTCGTCCCGATGTAGCCCGGGGAGATGGTGTTCACGGTGACGCCCTTCCTGGCCACTTCCAGGGCGAGCGCCTTGGTGAAGCCGTGCATGCCGGCCTTGGCGGCGGAGTAGTTCGACTGGCCGAAGGCGCCCTTCTGGGCGTTCACGCTCGAGACGTTGATCACGCGTCCCCACCCGCGCCCGACCATCGCGTCCACCACGGGCTTGGACATGTTGAAGACGCTGTCGAGGTTCGTCTTCATGACCGCGTCCCAGTCCACCTTGCCCATCTTCTTGAAGGTCATGTCGCGCGTGATGCCGGCGTTGTTGATGAGGATGTCGATGGGGCCGATCTCGTTCGAGACCTGCTCGACCGCCTTGTGACAGGAATCGAAATCCGACACGTCGCAGGGGTAGGCGTGGAAGTGGTAGTCGCGCGCCGCCATGTCCTTGAGCCACTCCTTGTACTTCGTGTTGCCGGGCGAATAGGTCACCACGACCCGGATGCCCATGCGGGCGAGCTTCATGCAGATGGCCTCCCCGAGGCCACCCATGCCTCCTGTCACCAGGGCGATTCGCTGTGTCGTCATGTCGTCATCCTCCAGGCGGTTTGCTTGTCGCCTCGCGGGTCGTCCCGCGCGGCGGCTTGATCACTTCTCGATCTCGGCGCGTTCCTTCACGTAGCGTCCCGGGGCCGGCTCGGTGGGCTTGTGCTTGGCGTCGCCCAGCTTCGCGCGCGCGGCCACGAGCTTCCCCCCGAAGGGCTTGAGCCACTGGGACCAGGGCACCCACCAGCTTCCGGGCACCTCCTTCGCCTGCGCGAACCATTGGTCGGGGTCGGCGCCGAGGCGATCGTGGGTCCAGTAATTGCGCTTGTTCTTGGAAACGGGGTTGATGGCGCCCGCGATATGGCCGCTCGCGCCCAGGACGAACCTCACCGGACCTCCCAGGTAGCGGGCGCTCTCGTAGCCCCCCTTCCACGGCACGATGTGATCCTCGCGCGCGGCGAACACGAATGCCGGCATGTCCACCCGCTTCAGGTCCACGGGCTCCCCGCACATCGTGAGCGCGTCGGGCTGCACCAGCTTGTTGTCCGTGTACGTGTTGCGCAGGTAATAGGCGTACATCGGGCCGGGCAGGTTGGTCGAGTCCCCGTTCCAGTACAGCAGGTCGAACGCGGGCGGCTGCTTGCCCTTGAGGTAGTTGGCCACGACGTACGACCAGACCAGGTCGTTGGCGCGAAGGCTGGAAAAGGCGCTCGCGAGCTCCGCGCCGGGAACGATGCCGCCCTTGGCGAGCTTCTTCTCGCGCTTCTCGACGAAGTTCTTGTCGATGTAAACGCTGATCTCGCCCACGTCGCTGAATTCCAGCAACGACGTCATGAGCGTGAGGCTCGCGACCGGCTTCCTGCGCTTCTTCGCCAGCACGGCGAGCGCCGCGGCGAGGAGCGTCCCGCCGATGCAAAAGCCCAGCGCGTTCACCTTGTCGGCGCCCGTGATGGCCTTCGCCTCGTCGAGCGCGGCCATGACACCCATCTCGAGGTAATCGTCCCAGGTGAGCTTGTCGAGCGGCGGCTTCACGTTGCGCCACGACACCATGAAGACCGTGTGGCCCTGCTCGACCGCATAGCGCACGAGCGAGTTCTCCGGCTGCAGGTCCATGATGTAGAACTTGTTGATGCACGGGGGCACCATCACCAGCGGGCGCTCGTGGACCTTCGCGGTGAGCGGGCTGTACTGGACGAGCTGGATGAGGTCGTTCTCGAAGACCACCGCGCCGGCGGACACGGCGACGTTCCTGCCGACTTCGAAGGCCGCCTCGTCGGTCATGGAAATGCGGCCCTTCTCCATGTCGTCCACGAGGTTCTTCATCCCGTCCTCGATCGTCTTGCCGCCGCTTTCCAGCGCCGCCTTGATCGCCTCCGGGTTGGTCGCCAGGTAGTTCGACGGGGCGGCCGCATCGAGGTACTGGCGCATGAAGAAGCGCATGCGCCGCTTCGTCGCGGCGTCCATGTCCGCCTCATCGACCGCCTGCATCATCATCTTCGAGGTGAGCAGGTAGGAGTCGCGGAAAAAGCGGAAGAGCGGCAGCTCGTTCCATTCGGGCGAATTGAAGCGCTTGTCCGCCGCTGCAGGGGCCGCTTCCTTCGCCTCGGGCTGGAAGGCCTTCATCCAGAGGTTCATCTGCTCCTGCATGTACTTGCCCTGCAGGTCCATCAGCGTCTGCGGCTTGGCCGACACAGACTCGAGCCAGGCGCGATAGGCGTCCGAAAAGCCGGACATCACGTGCTGCGTCGGGCTGTCGGCGTGCATGGACGAGGCGAGCTTCTCGTGGGACTTGGCGATCAGGCCGGCAATGCGCTCGACGTGGGGGCGATTCGATGTGGGCATAGGGGGGAGGCGCGCCGAAACACGACGCAAACCTTTGGAATTTCAGGGATTTTCTCCCGCATTGTGGGGGCCGCCCCGAGGGGTGTCAAGAAACGCGGGCGGGGAAACCCTAATGACCGTGGCCGATGAGCAGGTGCACGCCCCAGAGCGTGAGTATGCCCAGCCCGATGAAGGCCACCTGCACGACGGTTTCGGCAAGCCGCGTCCGGCGCTGCAGCCCGGGGATCAGGTCGGCCACTGCCACGTAGATCATGCTGGCGGCGGAAATCGCGAGCACGCGGGGCACCCAGGCCTCGGCCGCCGAGAGGGCGAAGTACCCGAGCATCGCACCGGCCACGGCGGCAAGGCTGGACAGCGCGTTGAGAAGCAGCGCCTTCTTCTTCGAAAAGCCGGAATTGAGCAGGACGAGGAAATCGCCCACTTCCTGGGGAATCTCGTGCGCGACGATCGCCGCCGACGTCACGATGCCCAGCTTCACGTCGGCCAGGAAGGCGCTCGCGATGATCACCCCGTCGGTGAAGTTGTGGAAGGAGTCGCCCACGATGATCATCCACCCGGACCGGCCCCGGTCGTCCTCGTTCGCATGGGAATGGACGGCGCCCTGGTCGAGCCCGTGGCCCGCATCGTCTCCATGGTGGTGGCGCCACAGCAACAGCTTTTCGAGCACGAAGAAGCCGAGGATGCCGAACAGGATGAGGGCAGCCGTCCCGGTGTAGTCCACCGTCTGCTCGAAAAGGTGCGGCACGATGTCGAGGAACACGGCACCGAGCAGCGCGCCGACTGCGTAGCTCACGAGCATGGGCACGAGCCGCGCCTGCACCCGGAACGCAACGAGGGCAGCCAGGAGGACCGAGAGCAGGCCGCCGGCGAGGCAGGCGGCGAGGATCCAGG
This Betaproteobacteria bacterium DNA region includes the following protein-coding sequences:
- the phbB gene encoding acetoacetyl-CoA reductase, with translation MTTQRIALVTGGMGGLGEAICMKLARMGIRVVVTYSPGNTKYKEWLKDMAARDYHFHAYPCDVSDFDSCHKAVEQVSNEIGPIDILINNAGITRDMTFKKMGKVDWDAVMKTNLDSVFNMSKPVVDAMVGRGWGRVINVSSVNAQKGAFGQSNYSAAKAGMHGFTKALALEVARKGVTVNTISPGYIGTKMVMAIPKEVLDSKILPQIPVGRLGHPEEVAGLCAYLASDEAAFITGANISINGGQHMY
- a CDS encoding ZIP family metal transporter, producing the protein MPVLAWILAACLAGGLLSVLLAALVAFRVQARLVPMLVSYAVGALLGAVFLDIVPHLFEQTVDYTGTAALILFGILGFFVLEKLLLWRHHHGDDAGHGLDQGAVHSHANEDDRGRSGWMIIVGDSFHNFTDGVIIASAFLADVKLGIVTSAAIVAHEIPQEVGDFLVLLNSGFSKKKALLLNALSSLAAVAGAMLGYFALSAAEAWVPRVLAISAASMIYVAVADLIPGLQRRTRLAETVVQVAFIGLGILTLWGVHLLIGHGH
- the phaC gene encoding class I poly(R)-hydroxyalkanoic acid synthase, whose product is MHADSPTQHVMSGFSDAYRAWLESVSAKPQTLMDLQGKYMQEQMNLWMKAFQPEAKEAAPAAADKRFNSPEWNELPLFRFFRDSYLLTSKMMMQAVDEADMDAATKRRMRFFMRQYLDAAAPSNYLATNPEAIKAALESGGKTIEDGMKNLVDDMEKGRISMTDEAAFEVGRNVAVSAGAVVFENDLIQLVQYSPLTAKVHERPLVMVPPCINKFYIMDLQPENSLVRYAVEQGHTVFMVSWRNVKPPLDKLTWDDYLEMGVMAALDEAKAITGADKVNALGFCIGGTLLAAALAVLAKKRRKPVASLTLMTSLLEFSDVGEISVYIDKNFVEKREKKLAKGGIVPGAELASAFSSLRANDLVWSYVVANYLKGKQPPAFDLLYWNGDSTNLPGPMYAYYLRNTYTDNKLVQPDALTMCGEPVDLKRVDMPAFVFAAREDHIVPWKGGYESARYLGGPVRFVLGASGHIAGAINPVSKNKRNYWTHDRLGADPDQWFAQAKEVPGSWWVPWSQWLKPFGGKLVAARAKLGDAKHKPTEPAPGRYVKERAEIEK